One Candidatus Vicinibacter affinis DNA window includes the following coding sequences:
- a CDS encoding helix-turn-helix transcriptional regulator yields MDKRTDIHFPANEFEKIFIKSIWRLSEFDVNKKVETILPKGTVELIFNFSDQIDYVNPALQISRKLPTVFINGLNFNPFKLLKTGCQDFLGVQLNAPGLKLLFNISANEFNDRVYEGSIFCPCLDSLSNELFGKQTFNEQVEAILKWVRKKVSFVNYGYSIDRVQRLMCLNFFRELTVKKISDEICLSERQLRRFSTEWLGMSTEEFILYNKYLISLQLLHDSKWTLTEIGLKAGYYDQSHFIREFKSYTELTPKEYRKIFTDFPGHIFV; encoded by the coding sequence ATGGATAAAAGGACCGACATTCATTTTCCGGCTAATGAATTTGAGAAAATATTCATAAAGTCGATCTGGCGTCTTTCGGAATTTGATGTAAATAAAAAGGTTGAAACAATTCTTCCTAAAGGTACCGTTGAATTAATATTCAATTTTTCAGATCAAATTGACTATGTCAATCCAGCTTTGCAAATTTCAAGAAAGCTACCAACAGTATTTATCAATGGACTGAATTTTAATCCATTCAAATTATTAAAGACAGGGTGTCAGGATTTTTTAGGAGTACAACTTAATGCTCCCGGATTAAAGCTACTTTTCAATATATCTGCTAATGAGTTTAACGACAGGGTTTATGAAGGAAGTATTTTTTGTCCCTGCTTGGACTCTTTGTCTAATGAGCTGTTTGGCAAACAGACCTTTAATGAACAAGTTGAAGCGATCTTAAAATGGGTGCGAAAAAAAGTTTCATTTGTAAATTACGGATATTCGATTGACAGGGTCCAAAGGTTAATGTGTTTGAATTTCTTTCGTGAGCTAACTGTTAAAAAAATTAGTGATGAAATTTGTTTGTCAGAACGTCAGCTCAGAAGATTTTCAACGGAATGGTTAGGTATGAGTACAGAGGAGTTTATACTTTACAATAAATATCTGATTTCTCTACAGCTTTTACATGATTCAAAATGGACACTCACTGAAATTGGATTGAAGGCAGGCTACTATGATCAGTCCCATTTTATAAGAGAATTTAAATCCTACACAGAACTCACTCCCAAAGAATATCGTAAGATCTTCACAGATTTTCCCGGGCATATTTTTGTGTAA
- a CDS encoding methyltransferase, whose translation MIYKFSLIEKILLSNDIIPHPFTDAASSVGLGFALGSAVKLKIADQLSMDLKDLKSIARDASVSEVGAELILDCLDALGYVIKKENQYAFTKRGFNNLSPNSPNNFRHFILFCNYLYKGYLQLDETIRLGKRSQSSMLDEMTEYEWELFSRAMIDISKTNLKEVVQKIPVAKTHTKMLDLGGSHGLYSIELCKRNPNLKSVIVDLPPVKIYADECIAKNHAENNVSFMGCDFMKDELPKNSDIILGFNIIHGLNAAENEELAKKVYNALSPGGMYVILDQIKGIGGNSQMSKATTSYMALNLLHQAGGKTYSKNEIDSFVKKMGFKNTELKKLNAPGFGVVICHK comes from the coding sequence ATGATTTACAAATTTTCATTAATCGAAAAAATACTTTTGTCAAATGACATTATTCCACATCCATTTACAGACGCTGCTTCGTCAGTAGGACTGGGTTTTGCTTTGGGTAGTGCAGTAAAATTGAAAATCGCAGATCAGCTTTCCATGGACCTTAAGGACCTTAAGAGCATCGCCAGGGATGCAAGCGTTAGCGAGGTAGGCGCAGAATTAATTTTGGATTGCTTGGATGCTTTGGGATACGTTATAAAGAAGGAGAATCAATACGCATTTACTAAAAGAGGTTTCAATAATTTGTCACCAAATTCGCCTAATAATTTCCGTCATTTTATTTTGTTTTGTAATTATTTATATAAAGGCTATCTCCAGCTTGATGAAACCATCCGATTAGGTAAAAGATCCCAATCCAGCATGCTGGATGAGATGACTGAATATGAATGGGAGTTATTTTCAAGAGCCATGATTGACATTTCAAAAACTAATTTGAAGGAAGTGGTTCAAAAAATTCCAGTAGCTAAAACGCATACCAAAATGCTGGATTTGGGAGGTTCACATGGTTTGTACAGTATAGAACTTTGCAAACGAAACCCTAACTTAAAATCTGTAATAGTGGACTTACCTCCTGTTAAAATATATGCAGATGAATGTATTGCAAAAAACCATGCAGAAAATAATGTCTCCTTTATGGGTTGTGATTTTATGAAAGATGAACTTCCAAAAAATAGCGATATTATCCTAGGTTTTAATATTATTCATGGATTGAATGCAGCTGAGAACGAAGAATTGGCTAAAAAGGTGTACAACGCTCTTAGTCCCGGAGGTATGTACGTTATACTGGACCAGATAAAAGGTATAGGAGGCAATTCTCAAATGTCAAAGGCAACCACCTCCTATATGGCATTGAATCTTTTGCATCAGGCAGGAGGGAAGACCTATTCAAAAAATGAAATTGATTCATTTGTAAAGAAAATGGGATTTAAGAATACAGAACTTAAAAAATTAAACGCTCCAGGATTCGGGGTTGTGATTTGTCATAAATAG
- a CDS encoding DegT/DnrJ/EryC1/StrS family aminotransferase, with translation MQRRKFIELGGLLAAAGGQFNSFAEAKLANDRGSEHERIDFIHDGTDLSPKEFADLLMKLVDEGKVKIDSYSNGGIVEELENKFAALLGKESAVFMPTGTLANHIAVRRLANKNRRVIVQEQSHFYNDSGDCAETLSGLKLMTTGENAVDFSLSDVINIANQAKTGRVETKIGVIAIETPVRRKQDRIFTYDKIKPISDYARNNGVKMHLDGARLFVQSVHTDILPSTYGSLFDAVYTSMYKCFNAPSGAILAGTREFTESLFHERRMFGGGLPAAWPFAAVALYYADRFMDDYKTAWLNAQKFFSLLRKEERFTVSELENGTHVVKLDVKGKNLVQFRDTLHNQNVQLNAPVENGFFLKINPTLNRIQPEKLAEIFLEALKK, from the coding sequence ATGCAAAGAAGAAAATTTATAGAATTGGGTGGTTTACTTGCTGCTGCGGGTGGTCAATTTAATTCTTTTGCGGAGGCAAAATTAGCTAATGATCGGGGTAGTGAACATGAGCGCATTGATTTTATACATGATGGAACAGACTTATCTCCAAAAGAATTTGCTGATCTCCTTATGAAGCTGGTGGATGAGGGAAAGGTGAAGATAGATAGTTATTCCAATGGAGGAATAGTAGAGGAGTTGGAAAATAAATTCGCCGCTTTGTTGGGTAAAGAATCGGCGGTATTCATGCCCACCGGAACCTTGGCAAACCATATTGCAGTGCGAAGACTTGCAAATAAGAATCGCAGAGTCATTGTTCAGGAGCAAAGCCACTTTTATAATGACAGCGGAGATTGTGCAGAAACGCTGAGTGGCTTAAAGCTTATGACTACAGGAGAAAATGCAGTTGATTTTTCTTTAAGCGATGTGATCAATATTGCAAACCAAGCAAAAACGGGCAGGGTTGAGACAAAGATCGGAGTGATCGCAATTGAAACACCGGTAAGGAGAAAGCAAGACCGCATCTTTACATATGATAAAATTAAACCAATAAGCGATTATGCTAGAAATAATGGAGTAAAAATGCATTTGGATGGGGCAAGGCTTTTTGTTCAGTCGGTTCATACGGACATACTGCCTTCTACTTACGGATCACTGTTTGACGCGGTCTACACCTCCATGTATAAATGTTTTAACGCCCCTTCAGGAGCCATTTTGGCTGGAACCAGAGAATTCACTGAATCCTTGTTTCATGAAAGAAGAATGTTTGGAGGTGGGTTGCCTGCAGCCTGGCCATTTGCAGCCGTTGCCCTTTATTATGCTGATCGCTTTATGGATGATTATAAGACAGCGTGGTTAAACGCTCAAAAGTTTTTTTCGTTGCTCAGAAAGGAAGAGAGATTTACTGTTTCCGAATTGGAGAACGGCACTCATGTAGTGAAGCTTGATGTGAAAGGAAAAAATCTTGTCCAGTTTAGAGATACGCTTCATAATCAAAATGTTCAATTAAATGCACCTGTTGAAAATGGATTTTTTTTGAAAATAAATCCAACACTGAACAGAATTCAACCCGAAAAATTGGCTGAAATATTTTTAGAAGCATTGAAGAAATAA